A window of Ranitomeya variabilis isolate aRanVar5 chromosome 2, aRanVar5.hap1, whole genome shotgun sequence contains these coding sequences:
- the NPAS4 gene encoding neuronal PAS domain-containing protein 4 isoform X2 has product MYRSTKGASKARRDQINAEIRNLKDLLPISEGDKVRLSYLHIMSLACIYTRKSVFFSRGQQMNELESLLSSQDLQDFIHNLPGFLLTFTSEGKLIYVSENVTDHLGHSMVDLVAQGDSVYDIIDPTDHFVMRNQLSLPSSLDSERMFRCRFNTSKTARRQSAGNKLVLIRGRFQQAPSGTYWSSNPVFTAFCIPLDPKPKVTHNHFLMDFFESHHAKDLSVLDVSESSFLHLGFEKNYLACKSWYNLIHPDDVTQMSTQHYRLLSESGECRAEVVLRLQTRDQQWIWVYSLMLLENADAPIISYNYIISDSEAWCLRQQLTSEESPLPFPVGAPSYQETLLSPADVSSPDQVFTPLANTPTSISQSFEFSEPVAVSPEDPILCQNTTPIMDDVVVTEGQLENQSIFSLYQPTSYDQSFRIDQAGTAPPKDFTCTPPYTPHQSCTFLFGASESVPQTSADQDSTTLNPELYYSYCSSLYEKLPPTPDSPGDGGDCTIMTVPEIPSPLFVDLPMLPEGLVTPETSPINQVIFRYSEQEKNEIDLLVKQIGSLANVFNNVATKDIPCSESVVMSGHGLACRSVSLPASLPDADINPNFSRSWKSIDFSVFLTCQEQSLPTGSHPVCSLFKDFPDSPPFAAMGSPCSPLEEDEVGGDLSTSPSRTSNVTTDLSPEECNFLEELMSYKTDLEAGASEIQCDRFNDELYQLQIELQDGFQHDGSGKPSF; this is encoded by the exons ATGTATAGATCTACGAAAGGTGCATCAAAAGCCAGAAGGGATCAAATTAATGCGGAGATTCGAAACTTGAAGGATCTTCTTCCTATCTCGGAAGGAGACAAAGTACGGCTATCCTACCTGCACATCATGTCACTTGCTTGTATCTACACAAGGAAGTCTGTTTTCTTCTCAAGAG GTCAACAGATGAATGAATTGGAAAGTCTACTGTCGAGTCAAGATTTACAAGATTTCATACACAACCTTCCTGGCTTCCTGTTAACTTTCACAAGTGAAGGGAAACTGATATACGTGTCTGAAAATGTGACCGATCATCTCGGACATTCTATG GTGGATTTGGTGGCTCAAGGAGACAGTGTTTATGACATCATTGACCCCACTGATCACTTTGTTATGAGGAACCAGTTGTCTCTCCCATCATCACTTGATAGTG AGAGAATGTTCAGATGCAGGTTCAATACATCAAAGACCGCGCGAAGGCAGAGCGCAGGCAACAAGTTGGTCCTTATAAGGGGAAGGTTTCAGCAGGCTCCATCTGGAACCTATTGGTCATCCAATCCAGTCTTCACCGCTTTCTGCATTCCTCTTGACCCCAAACCCAAAGTCACTCATAACCATTTCTTGATGGACTTCTTTGAGAGCCACCATGCCAAGGATCTTTCTGTTCTGGATGTTTCAGAAAG CTCCTTCTTGCACTTGGGTTTTGAGAAAAATTACTTAGCCTGCAAGTCGTGGTACAATCTGATCCACCCTGATGATGTGACACAAATGTCTACCCAGCATTATAGACTAC taaGTGAATCTGGTGAATGCAGAGCAGAAGTGGTTTTACGTCTGCAGACAAGAGATCAGCAGTGGATATGGGTGTATTCTCTGATGTTACTGGAAAACGCTGATGCTCCGATCATATCTTACAACTATATAATAAG TGATTCGGAAGCCTGGTGCCTGAGGCAACAGCTGACTTCAGAAGAGTCTCCACTTCCTTTCCCAGTTGGAGCTCCTTCCTACCAGGAGACCCTTCTCTCCCCAGCAGATGTTTCCAGCCCAGATCAAGTGTTCACTCCTCTTGCAAACACACCTACAAGCATCAGCCAGTCCTTTGAGTTTTCAGAGCCTGTGGCCGTCAGTCCAGAAGATCCCATCCTGTGTCAGAATACTACACCAATTATGGACGATGTTGTTGTCACTGAAGGACAATTAGAAAATCAATCTATATTTTCCCTTTACCAACCAACATCATATGATCAGAGCTTCAGGATAGATCAAGCCGGGACTGCACCACCCAAAGATTTTACTTGCACTCCTCCATACACTCCACATCAAAGCTGTACTTTCCTCTTTGGGGCTTCAGAAAGTGTCCCACAGACATCTGCTGATCAGGACAGTACTACCCTAAATCCAGAACTTTATTACTCCTACTGCAGTTCCCTCTATGAGAAGCTGCCACCAACCCCTGATAGTCCTGGAGATGGAGGAGACTGCACAATCATGACAGTTCCAGAAATACCAAGTCCTCTCTTTGTGGATCTACCAATGCTTCCTGAGGGGTTAGTGACCCCAGAAACATCACCCATCAACCAAGTAATCTTCAGGTATTCAGAGCAAGAGAAGAATGAAATTGATCTCTTAGTGAAACAGATTGGCTCTTTGGCCAACGTCTTCAATAATGTGGCTACTAAAGATATTCCATGCTCTGAGAGTGTGGTTATGAGTGGCCATGGACTGGCATGTCGAAGTGTTTCCCTCCCTGCCAGTCTTCCAGATGCAGATATCAATCCTAACTTTTCTCGATCCTGGAAGAGCATTGACTTTTCTGTTTTCTTGACTTGTCAAGAACAATCTCTCCCCACCGGTAGCCATCCGGTTTGCAGCCTTTTCAAGGACTTCCCTGATTCTCCACCCTTTGCAGCCATGGGGTCTCCTTGCAGTCCCCTGGAGGAGGATGAAGTAGGAGGGGACCTCTCCACATCTCCATCCAGGACTTCGAATGTGACGACTGATCTGTCGCCAGAAGAATGTAACTTCTTAGAGGAACTGATGTCCTACAAAACAGACCTTGAGGCAGGTGCCTCAGAGATTCAATGTGACCGGTTTAACGATGAGTTGTATCAACTCCAGATTGAGCTACAAGACGGCTTCCAGCATG ATGGAAGTGGAAAACCTTCGTTTTGA
- the NPAS4 gene encoding neuronal PAS domain-containing protein 4 isoform X1, with translation MYRSTKGASKARRDQINAEIRNLKDLLPISEGDKVRLSYLHIMSLACIYTRKSVFFSRGQQMNELESLLSSQDLQDFIHNLPGFLLTFTSEGKLIYVSENVTDHLGHSMVDLVAQGDSVYDIIDPTDHFVMRNQLSLPSSLDSERMFRCRFNTSKTARRQSAGNKLVLIRGRFQQAPSGTYWSSNPVFTAFCIPLDPKPKVTHNHFLMDFFESHHAKDLSVLDVSESSFLHLGFEKNYLACKSWYNLIHPDDVTQMSTQHYRLLSESGECRAEVVLRLQTRDQQWIWVYSLMLLENADAPIISYNYIISDSEAWCLRQQLTSEESPLPFPVGAPSYQETLLSPADVSSPDQVFTPLANTPTSISQSFEFSEPVAVSPEDPILCQNTTPIMDDVVVTEGQLENQSIFSLYQPTSYDQSFRIDQAGTAPPKDFTCTPPYTPHQSCTFLFGASESVPQTSADQDSTTLNPELYYSYCSSLYEKLPPTPDSPGDGGDCTIMTVPEIPSPLFVDLPMLPEGLVTPETSPINQVIFRYSEQEKNEIDLLVKQIGSLANVFNNVATKDIPCSESVVMSGHGLACRSVSLPASLPDADINPNFSRSWKSIDFSVFLTCQEQSLPTGSHPVCSLFKDFPDSPPFAAMGSPCSPLEEDEVGGDLSTSPSRTSNVTTDLSPEECNFLEELMSYKTDLEAGASEIQCDRFNDELYQLQIELQDGFQHGTLLVQAFKVIFIKKKYMTAYCKAIMNRTELHIL, from the exons ATGTATAGATCTACGAAAGGTGCATCAAAAGCCAGAAGGGATCAAATTAATGCGGAGATTCGAAACTTGAAGGATCTTCTTCCTATCTCGGAAGGAGACAAAGTACGGCTATCCTACCTGCACATCATGTCACTTGCTTGTATCTACACAAGGAAGTCTGTTTTCTTCTCAAGAG GTCAACAGATGAATGAATTGGAAAGTCTACTGTCGAGTCAAGATTTACAAGATTTCATACACAACCTTCCTGGCTTCCTGTTAACTTTCACAAGTGAAGGGAAACTGATATACGTGTCTGAAAATGTGACCGATCATCTCGGACATTCTATG GTGGATTTGGTGGCTCAAGGAGACAGTGTTTATGACATCATTGACCCCACTGATCACTTTGTTATGAGGAACCAGTTGTCTCTCCCATCATCACTTGATAGTG AGAGAATGTTCAGATGCAGGTTCAATACATCAAAGACCGCGCGAAGGCAGAGCGCAGGCAACAAGTTGGTCCTTATAAGGGGAAGGTTTCAGCAGGCTCCATCTGGAACCTATTGGTCATCCAATCCAGTCTTCACCGCTTTCTGCATTCCTCTTGACCCCAAACCCAAAGTCACTCATAACCATTTCTTGATGGACTTCTTTGAGAGCCACCATGCCAAGGATCTTTCTGTTCTGGATGTTTCAGAAAG CTCCTTCTTGCACTTGGGTTTTGAGAAAAATTACTTAGCCTGCAAGTCGTGGTACAATCTGATCCACCCTGATGATGTGACACAAATGTCTACCCAGCATTATAGACTAC taaGTGAATCTGGTGAATGCAGAGCAGAAGTGGTTTTACGTCTGCAGACAAGAGATCAGCAGTGGATATGGGTGTATTCTCTGATGTTACTGGAAAACGCTGATGCTCCGATCATATCTTACAACTATATAATAAG TGATTCGGAAGCCTGGTGCCTGAGGCAACAGCTGACTTCAGAAGAGTCTCCACTTCCTTTCCCAGTTGGAGCTCCTTCCTACCAGGAGACCCTTCTCTCCCCAGCAGATGTTTCCAGCCCAGATCAAGTGTTCACTCCTCTTGCAAACACACCTACAAGCATCAGCCAGTCCTTTGAGTTTTCAGAGCCTGTGGCCGTCAGTCCAGAAGATCCCATCCTGTGTCAGAATACTACACCAATTATGGACGATGTTGTTGTCACTGAAGGACAATTAGAAAATCAATCTATATTTTCCCTTTACCAACCAACATCATATGATCAGAGCTTCAGGATAGATCAAGCCGGGACTGCACCACCCAAAGATTTTACTTGCACTCCTCCATACACTCCACATCAAAGCTGTACTTTCCTCTTTGGGGCTTCAGAAAGTGTCCCACAGACATCTGCTGATCAGGACAGTACTACCCTAAATCCAGAACTTTATTACTCCTACTGCAGTTCCCTCTATGAGAAGCTGCCACCAACCCCTGATAGTCCTGGAGATGGAGGAGACTGCACAATCATGACAGTTCCAGAAATACCAAGTCCTCTCTTTGTGGATCTACCAATGCTTCCTGAGGGGTTAGTGACCCCAGAAACATCACCCATCAACCAAGTAATCTTCAGGTATTCAGAGCAAGAGAAGAATGAAATTGATCTCTTAGTGAAACAGATTGGCTCTTTGGCCAACGTCTTCAATAATGTGGCTACTAAAGATATTCCATGCTCTGAGAGTGTGGTTATGAGTGGCCATGGACTGGCATGTCGAAGTGTTTCCCTCCCTGCCAGTCTTCCAGATGCAGATATCAATCCTAACTTTTCTCGATCCTGGAAGAGCATTGACTTTTCTGTTTTCTTGACTTGTCAAGAACAATCTCTCCCCACCGGTAGCCATCCGGTTTGCAGCCTTTTCAAGGACTTCCCTGATTCTCCACCCTTTGCAGCCATGGGGTCTCCTTGCAGTCCCCTGGAGGAGGATGAAGTAGGAGGGGACCTCTCCACATCTCCATCCAGGACTTCGAATGTGACGACTGATCTGTCGCCAGAAGAATGTAACTTCTTAGAGGAACTGATGTCCTACAAAACAGACCTTGAGGCAGGTGCCTCAGAGATTCAATGTGACCGGTTTAACGATGAGTTGTATCAACTCCAGATTGAGCTACAAGACGGCTTCCAGCATGGTACGTTATTAGTTCAAGCCTTCAAagttatatttattaaaaaaaagtatatgACTGCATATTGCAAAGCTATAATGAATAGAACAGAATTACATATTTTGTGA